The Microbacter sp. GSS18 genome has a segment encoding these proteins:
- a CDS encoding YggT family protein gives MDVLRLIAAILNFALLIYVFVLFARLVLEWVPFFNREWRPRGAGLVAAEIVYTVTDPPIKLFRRFIPPLRVGPIAIDFGFALTMLAVFILLSITRSLAS, from the coding sequence GTGGACGTCCTCCGGCTGATCGCGGCGATCCTGAATTTCGCCCTCCTCATCTATGTGTTCGTGCTGTTCGCCAGACTGGTGCTCGAATGGGTGCCCTTCTTCAATCGCGAATGGCGCCCGCGCGGCGCGGGACTGGTCGCCGCTGAGATCGTGTACACGGTCACCGATCCTCCGATCAAGCTGTTCCGGCGCTTCATCCCGCCGCTGCGGGTCGGTCCGATCGCGATCGACTTCGGTTTCGCGCTGACCATGCTGGCGGTGTTCATCCTGCTCAGCATCACGCGCTCCCTGGCGTCATGA
- the lspA gene encoding signal peptidase II, protein MPGRTPLSRAAASIIIAVLAVTVLAADQFTKYLALENLPLEQQVPVLGDFLVFYLVKNPGAAFSLGESVTWLFTLALAAVAVLIVVLAITRVRSRLWSVALGLLLGGVLGNLTDRVFREPGFPVGHVVDFIHTPWMMPAIYNVADIFIVSMMVGVAVLVLVGIGFDGSREQREAADADVVDENADGSAPGDDGESAPADAADGDTPAGRD, encoded by the coding sequence TTGCCAGGCCGGACCCCCCTGAGTCGGGCGGCGGCCAGCATCATCATCGCGGTCCTCGCGGTGACGGTGCTGGCCGCCGACCAGTTCACGAAGTACCTCGCCCTCGAGAACCTTCCGCTGGAGCAGCAGGTTCCCGTGCTGGGCGACTTCCTCGTCTTCTACCTCGTCAAGAACCCCGGCGCGGCCTTCTCGCTCGGCGAGAGCGTCACGTGGCTGTTCACGCTGGCGCTGGCCGCCGTTGCCGTGCTGATCGTCGTGCTCGCCATCACGCGCGTGCGATCGCGGCTGTGGTCGGTCGCCCTGGGGCTGCTGCTGGGCGGCGTTCTGGGCAACCTCACCGACCGCGTCTTCCGTGAGCCCGGCTTCCCCGTGGGGCACGTCGTCGACTTCATCCACACGCCGTGGATGATGCCGGCGATCTACAACGTCGCCGACATCTTCATCGTGTCGATGATGGTCGGTGTCGCCGTGCTCGTGCTGGTCGGCATCGGCTTCGACGGATCGCGCGAGCAGCGCGAGGCCGCCGACGCCGACGTCGTGGACGAGAACGCCGACGGCTCCGCGCCCGGCGACGACGGCGAGAGCGCGCCGGCGGACGCCGCGGACGGCGACACGCCTGCCGGGCGGGACTGA
- a CDS encoding DivIVA domain-containing protein, whose translation MALTPDDVVTKQFQHVRFKEGFDPDEVDDFLDEIVVEWRKALAENEELKSKLAAYESGGAPAAAAPEPAPAPAPAAAPAMTGDGPVASAGIIELAQRLHDEHVAEGRAKHDQLISEAQTQAAAIISDAETRHREEVAKLERERSGLESRITELRNFERDYRSQLRSYIEGKLRDLETTGTTSGATPVSAIGL comes from the coding sequence ATGGCTTTGACCCCCGATGACGTCGTCACCAAGCAGTTCCAGCACGTCCGCTTCAAGGAGGGCTTCGACCCCGATGAGGTCGACGACTTCCTGGACGAGATCGTCGTCGAGTGGCGCAAGGCCCTCGCCGAGAACGAGGAGCTCAAGTCCAAGCTCGCCGCGTACGAGTCCGGCGGCGCGCCCGCCGCGGCCGCTCCGGAGCCGGCTCCGGCGCCCGCACCCGCGGCCGCTCCGGCGATGACCGGCGACGGACCGGTGGCCAGCGCCGGCATCATCGAGCTGGCCCAGCGCCTCCACGACGAGCATGTCGCCGAGGGACGCGCCAAGCACGACCAGCTGATCAGCGAGGCCCAGACGCAGGCCGCCGCGATCATCTCCGACGCCGAGACGCGGCACCGCGAAGAGGTCGCCAAGCTCGAGCGGGAGCGCTCGGGCCTCGAGTCGCGCATCACCGAGCTGCGCAACTTCGAGCGCGACTACCGGTCGCAGCTGCGCAGCTACATCGAGGGCAAGCTCCGCGACCTCGAGACCACGGGCACGACGTCGGGCGCCACGCCGGTCTCGGCCATCGGTCTGTAG
- the sepF gene encoding cell division protein SepF: protein MSTTEDAMSNPLKKTMVYLGLADEEEIYDEPAAQPAARKEKSMDKPAPVTPIHRPAVVRQPAPSAISEILTVHPKQYRDAQVIAENFRDGIPVIINLSQMSDADARRLIDFASGLSLGLYGRIERVTSKVFLLSPENVAVSGDGAVAQADPEAVPFPQT, encoded by the coding sequence ATGAGCACGACGGAGGATGCCATGTCCAACCCTTTGAAGAAGACCATGGTCTACCTGGGTCTCGCCGACGAAGAGGAGATCTACGACGAGCCTGCGGCGCAGCCGGCCGCACGGAAGGAGAAGTCCATGGACAAGCCCGCGCCCGTGACGCCGATCCACCGGCCCGCCGTCGTCCGTCAGCCGGCGCCCTCGGCGATCAGCGAGATCCTGACGGTCCACCCCAAGCAGTACCGGGACGCCCAGGTCATCGCCGAGAACTTCCGCGACGGCATCCCCGTGATCATCAACCTGTCGCAGATGAGCGACGCCGACGCGCGCCGCCTGATCGACTTCGCGAGCGGTCTGTCGCTCGGTCTGTACGGCCGCATCGAGCGCGTCACGAGCAAGGTCTTCCTGCTCTCTCCTGAGAATGTGGCCGTCTCCGGCGACGGCGCAGTGGCCCAGGCCGACCCGGAAGCTGTTCCTTTCCCTCAGACTTGA